The Aureimonas mangrovi genome includes a region encoding these proteins:
- a CDS encoding glutathione S-transferase N-terminal domain-containing protein yields MNEQTKPIELHYWPTPNGWKVSIMLEELGVPYETKYVNIGAGEQFEPAFLKISPNNRMPAIVDPEGPGGEPISVFESGAILQYLGRKFARFYPSDERARVAVDQWLFWQMGGLGPMAGQAHHFRQYAPEKIEYGINRYTNEVNRLYGVMDRRLAEADYLGGAEYSIADMASYGWIVPHENQGQDLADFPNLKRWFDAIGARPAVERGVALGREKRKNLAEDKDAQKVLFGQRSR; encoded by the coding sequence ATGAACGAGCAGACGAAGCCCATCGAACTCCACTACTGGCCGACGCCGAACGGCTGGAAAGTCAGTATCATGCTGGAGGAACTGGGCGTTCCGTATGAGACGAAATACGTCAATATCGGCGCCGGCGAGCAGTTCGAGCCGGCCTTCCTGAAAATTTCTCCCAACAACCGCATGCCGGCGATCGTCGATCCGGAAGGGCCGGGTGGCGAGCCGATCTCCGTCTTCGAATCGGGTGCAATTCTCCAGTATCTCGGCCGCAAGTTCGCCCGCTTCTATCCGAGCGACGAGCGTGCGCGCGTCGCTGTCGATCAGTGGCTGTTCTGGCAGATGGGCGGCCTCGGCCCGATGGCGGGCCAGGCCCATCACTTCCGCCAGTACGCGCCGGAGAAGATCGAGTACGGCATCAACCGCTACACCAACGAGGTGAACCGCCTCTACGGCGTGATGGACCGGCGTCTGGCCGAGGCCGACTATCTTGGCGGCGCAGAATATTCGATCGCCGACATGGCGTCCTATGGCTGGATCGTCCCGCACGAGAACCAGGGCCAGGATCTAGCCGACTTCCCGAACCTGAAACGCTGGTTCGACGCGATCGGCGCGCGGCCGGCGGTGGAGCGTGGCGTCGCGCTCGGGCGCGAGAAGCGCAAGAACCTCGCCGAGGACAAGGATGCGCAGAAGGTCCTGTTCGGCCAGCGTTCGCGCTGA
- a CDS encoding AMP nucleosidase — MIDSASNAPAFQSPNAGHAKLFDDPQRAVGELIRLYEQSASFLIERFDEVLVSGRTNERYRAFYPQVSLTTTGHARVDSRLSYGFVPGPGEYATTITRPDLFESYLTDQLEHLIRNHGQPVSVGLSQTPIPLHFAFPEGSYVDGALAEKLAKPLRDIFDVPDLTATDDRIVNGNFEPQPGEPLPLAPFTAQRVDYSLHRLAHYTATSPRHFQNFVLFTNYQFYIDEFCAMARDLMADGGRGYDSFVEPGNLVTPAGASEPISGAVPPRMPQMPAYHLTRPDRSGITMVNIGIGPSNAKTITDHIAVLRPHAWLMLGHCAGLRNTQALGDYVLAHAYVREDHVLDADLPVWVPIPPLAEVQVALEEAVASVTGLEGYDLKRIMRTGTVATIDNRNWELRDQREPVERLSKSRAIALDMESATIAANGYRFRVPYGTLLCVSDKPLHGELKLPGMATEFYKRQVSQHLEIGIRTMETLSDMPAERLHSRKLRSFFETAFQ; from the coding sequence ATGATCGACAGCGCTTCCAACGCCCCTGCCTTCCAGTCGCCGAACGCCGGTCACGCGAAGCTGTTCGACGACCCGCAGAGGGCGGTCGGCGAACTCATTCGCCTCTACGAACAGTCGGCCTCCTTCCTGATCGAGCGATTCGACGAGGTGCTCGTCTCGGGCCGCACGAACGAGCGCTACCGCGCTTTCTACCCGCAGGTCTCGCTGACGACGACGGGCCATGCGCGAGTCGATTCCCGCCTTTCCTACGGCTTCGTGCCGGGGCCCGGCGAATACGCGACGACGATCACGCGGCCGGATCTTTTCGAGAGCTATCTGACCGACCAGCTCGAACATCTCATCCGCAATCACGGCCAGCCCGTGTCCGTCGGGCTTTCGCAAACGCCGATCCCGCTTCACTTCGCCTTTCCAGAAGGCTCCTATGTCGACGGGGCGCTGGCCGAGAAACTCGCCAAGCCCTTGCGCGACATCTTCGACGTGCCGGATCTGACCGCAACGGATGACCGCATCGTCAACGGCAATTTCGAGCCGCAGCCGGGCGAGCCCCTGCCGCTCGCGCCCTTCACCGCCCAGCGCGTCGACTATTCGCTGCATCGCCTGGCGCACTACACGGCGACGAGCCCGCGGCACTTCCAGAACTTCGTCCTCTTCACCAACTACCAGTTCTACATCGACGAGTTCTGCGCGATGGCGCGCGACCTGATGGCCGATGGCGGGCGCGGCTATGACAGCTTCGTGGAGCCCGGCAACCTCGTGACGCCGGCAGGTGCGAGCGAGCCGATATCGGGCGCGGTGCCGCCGCGCATGCCGCAGATGCCGGCCTACCACCTGACGCGGCCGGACCGCTCGGGCATCACGATGGTGAACATCGGCATCGGCCCGTCCAACGCCAAGACGATCACCGACCACATCGCGGTCCTGCGCCCGCACGCCTGGCTGATGCTCGGCCACTGCGCGGGCCTGCGCAACACACAGGCTCTCGGCGATTACGTCCTTGCCCATGCCTATGTGCGCGAGGATCACGTTCTCGACGCGGACCTGCCCGTCTGGGTACCGATCCCGCCGCTGGCCGAGGTGCAAGTGGCACTGGAGGAGGCGGTGGCGAGCGTCACCGGGCTCGAGGGCTACGACCTGAAGCGCATCATGCGCACCGGCACCGTCGCTACGATCGACAACCGGAACTGGGAGCTGCGCGACCAGCGCGAACCGGTGGAGCGGCTGTCGAAGTCGCGCGCCATCGCGCTCGACATGGAATCGGCCACCATCGCGGCCAACGGCTACCGCTTCCGCGTGCCCTACGGCACGCTCCTGTGCGTCTCGGACAAGCCGTTGCATGGCGAGCTCAAGCTGCCCGGCATGGCAACGGAGTTCTACAAGCGGCAGGTCTCGCAACATCTGGAGATCGGTATCCGCACGATGGAGACCTTATCCGACATGCCGGCCGAGCGGCTGCATTCGCGCAAGCTGCGCTCCTTCTTCGAAACCGCCTTCCAGTAG
- a CDS encoding endonuclease/exonuclease/phosphatase family protein, whose product MTGDTASTRRASVLVLLLRLVALGAVIAVALGFFGGYARPLDSFSHFRAHLALGLVLLAALLLARRLWIDAALSIVALGAALVTVLPLSIPAASQGEDGRPSYTLLQMNLRWNAPEPIEAIRRIAEARPDVVALQEMTAHWRTALAPLAETYPFQLHCEGADGFFGDSALLSRRPFVPMAETVCDGRNSLAAARIDFNGVPVTVASHHQLWPWPAGQWRRLDRLEPTLRALTAPTLIAGDFNAAPWSALLATYARMTGTQVVPGVRPTWLLDSLPGEWARWAGLPIDNLLASPEIRIERVERMAATTSDHLPVLLTFQVAKTPDDGPLTQMVRVER is encoded by the coding sequence ATGACCGGCGACACGGCCTCGACGCGCCGCGCATCGGTGCTCGTCCTTCTTCTTCGGCTGGTGGCGCTCGGAGCCGTTATCGCCGTGGCGTTGGGCTTTTTCGGCGGCTATGCGCGCCCGCTCGACAGCTTCTCCCACTTCAGGGCGCATCTGGCGCTGGGGCTCGTGCTTCTCGCCGCGCTTCTCCTCGCCCGGCGCCTTTGGATCGACGCCGCACTATCGATCGTGGCGTTGGGCGCAGCGCTCGTCACCGTCCTGCCGCTGTCGATCCCTGCGGCATCGCAGGGCGAGGACGGGCGGCCGAGCTACACGCTTCTCCAGATGAACCTTCGCTGGAACGCGCCCGAGCCGATCGAGGCGATCCGCCGGATCGCGGAGGCGCGTCCCGACGTCGTCGCCTTGCAGGAAATGACGGCGCATTGGCGCACCGCCCTCGCGCCGCTCGCCGAGACCTATCCGTTCCAGCTCCATTGCGAGGGTGCGGACGGCTTCTTCGGCGATTCCGCCCTTCTCTCCCGCCGCCCCTTCGTGCCGATGGCGGAGACCGTCTGCGACGGGCGCAACTCGTTGGCGGCCGCGCGGATCGACTTCAACGGCGTGCCCGTGACGGTGGCCTCCCATCACCAGCTCTGGCCTTGGCCCGCCGGGCAATGGCGGCGCCTGGACCGCCTGGAGCCGACGCTTCGAGCGCTCACCGCGCCGACGCTCATTGCCGGAGACTTCAACGCCGCGCCCTGGAGCGCGCTCCTCGCGACCTACGCACGGATGACCGGGACGCAGGTCGTGCCGGGCGTGCGGCCGACATGGCTCCTCGACAGCCTGCCCGGTGAATGGGCCCGTTGGGCAGGCCTGCCGATCGACAACCTCCTCGCCTCGCCGGAGATCCGTATCGAGCGCGTGGAGCGCATGGCGGCGACAACCTCGGACCATCTGCCGGTGCTGCTGACGTTTCAGGTCGCGAAGACACCCGACGACGGGCCGCTGACGCAGATGGTGCGCGTGGAGCGCTGA
- a CDS encoding glutathione S-transferase family protein — translation MPGRLKLYHNPQSRAVTAHWMLEEAGADYDLVPVEFREDGTRDPKILAVNPMGKVPTLVLEDGTVVTEVPAILAWVADAYPEKNLAPAPGSPERGSYYRWLFFVGSCFEPALIERMMRQDAEPLPKMMVGWSSYDDVIDTVEGALKGREFLVGDHCTAADVYMGAGLWWGGMFKGPRILESEIIQGYIARLAERPAFQRAMGG, via the coding sequence ATGCCGGGACGACTGAAGCTCTATCACAATCCGCAGAGCCGCGCGGTGACGGCGCACTGGATGCTGGAGGAGGCCGGCGCCGACTACGATCTGGTGCCCGTCGAGTTCCGAGAGGACGGCACGCGCGATCCGAAGATCCTCGCGGTGAACCCCATGGGGAAGGTGCCGACGCTCGTTCTCGAGGACGGCACCGTCGTCACGGAAGTGCCGGCGATCCTCGCCTGGGTGGCCGACGCCTATCCTGAAAAGAACCTTGCGCCCGCGCCCGGCAGCCCTGAGCGTGGCAGCTACTATCGCTGGCTGTTCTTCGTCGGGTCCTGCTTCGAGCCCGCGCTGATCGAGCGGATGATGCGCCAGGACGCCGAGCCCCTTCCGAAGATGATGGTCGGCTGGAGCTCCTACGACGACGTCATCGACACGGTCGAAGGTGCGCTGAAAGGGCGGGAATTCCTCGTCGGCGACCACTGCACGGCGGCGGACGTCTACATGGGTGCCGGGCTTTGGTGGGGCGGCATGTTCAAGGGACCGCGCATTCTCGAAAGCGAGATCATCCAGGGCTATATCGCGCGGCTCGCCGAGCGCCCGGCCTTCCAGCGCGCGATGGGCGGCTGA
- a CDS encoding electron transfer flavoprotein-ubiquinone oxidoreductase has translation MSETEIERESMEFDVVIVGAGPAGLSAAIRLKQLDPDLSVVVLEKGAEVGAHILSGCVLDPSSLDALLPEWRQEETPIRQEVTEDRFYFYGPQGSLRLPNFAMPKLMNNHGNFVVSLGLVCKWLAEKAEALGVEIYPGFAAHELLFDENDNLVGVATGDMGIGRNGEPTANYQRGMELRGKYTLIGEGVRGSLAKQLTAKFGLAEGREPPKFGLGVKELWEINPAKHKPGLIQHSFGWPLDMNTGGGSFIYHLPDNQVYVGFVVHLNYKNPYLSPFGEFQKFKTHPDVAELLEGGKRLAYGGRAITEGGWQSVPKLAFPGGGLIGCSAGLVNVPRIKGVHNAIASGSQAAEAAVAALKNGRAHDTLEAYEDGWRASSIGRDLKAVRNVKPLWSKFGTVGGVMLGGIDMWINALTGWSPFGTMAHGKTDAESTEPAAKHKPIDYPKPDGKLTFDKTASVFLSNTNHEEDQPIHLRVKDMELQKTSEHDVYAGLSQRYCPAGVYEWIEEGADAPRFQINAQNCVHCKTCDIKDPNGNITWMTPQGGEGPVYQEM, from the coding sequence ATGAGCGAGACCGAGATCGAGCGCGAAAGCATGGAATTCGACGTGGTGATCGTGGGAGCGGGGCCGGCCGGCCTCTCCGCGGCCATCCGCCTGAAACAGCTCGATCCCGATCTCTCGGTCGTGGTGCTGGAGAAGGGGGCCGAGGTCGGCGCGCACATCCTGTCCGGCTGCGTCCTCGATCCCTCCTCGCTCGATGCGCTGCTGCCTGAGTGGCGCCAGGAGGAGACGCCGATCCGCCAGGAGGTGACGGAGGACCGCTTCTACTTCTACGGGCCGCAGGGCTCGCTTCGCCTGCCCAATTTCGCCATGCCGAAGCTGATGAACAACCACGGCAATTTCGTCGTCTCGCTCGGGCTGGTGTGCAAGTGGCTCGCCGAGAAGGCCGAGGCCCTCGGCGTCGAGATCTATCCGGGCTTTGCCGCTCACGAGCTGCTCTTCGACGAGAACGACAATCTCGTCGGTGTCGCCACGGGCGACATGGGCATCGGGCGGAATGGCGAGCCGACGGCGAACTATCAGCGCGGCATGGAGCTGCGCGGCAAGTACACGCTGATCGGGGAGGGCGTGCGCGGCTCGCTCGCCAAGCAACTCACCGCCAAGTTCGGCCTCGCGGAAGGTCGCGAGCCCCCCAAGTTCGGGCTCGGGGTGAAGGAGCTGTGGGAGATCAACCCGGCCAAGCACAAGCCGGGCCTTATCCAGCACTCCTTCGGCTGGCCGCTCGACATGAACACCGGCGGCGGCTCCTTCATCTACCACCTGCCGGACAATCAGGTTTACGTCGGCTTCGTCGTCCACCTGAACTACAAGAACCCCTATCTCTCGCCCTTCGGCGAGTTCCAGAAGTTCAAGACACATCCGGATGTCGCCGAGCTTCTAGAGGGCGGCAAGCGCCTTGCCTATGGCGGGCGCGCGATCACCGAAGGTGGCTGGCAGTCGGTGCCGAAGCTCGCCTTCCCCGGCGGCGGGCTGATCGGGTGTTCGGCGGGCCTCGTGAACGTTCCGCGCATCAAGGGCGTCCACAACGCCATCGCCTCCGGAAGCCAGGCGGCCGAGGCGGCTGTGGCGGCGCTGAAGAACGGCCGTGCGCACGACACGCTGGAGGCCTACGAGGACGGCTGGCGTGCTTCCTCCATCGGGCGCGATCTCAAGGCGGTGCGCAACGTCAAGCCGCTCTGGTCGAAGTTCGGTACGGTGGGCGGCGTCATGCTCGGCGGCATCGACATGTGGATCAACGCGCTGACGGGCTGGTCGCCCTTCGGCACGATGGCCCACGGCAAGACGGATGCCGAGAGCACCGAGCCGGCGGCCAAGCACAAGCCGATCGACTATCCCAAGCCCGACGGCAAGCTGACCTTCGACAAAACGGCCTCGGTGTTCCTGTCCAACACCAACCACGAGGAGGATCAGCCGATCCACCTTCGGGTGAAGGACATGGAACTGCAGAAGACCTCCGAGCACGACGTCTATGCTGGCCTCTCGCAGCGCTACTGCCCCGCCGGCGTCTACGAATGGATCGAGGAGGGGGCGGACGCTCCGCGCTTCCAGATCAACGCGCAGAACTGCGTCCACTGCAAGACCTGCGACATCAAGGACCCGAACGGCAACATTACCTGGATGACGCCGCAGGGCGGCGAAGGGCCCGTGTATCAGGAGATGTGA
- a CDS encoding EamA family transporter, whose amino-acid sequence METSGLPLRHFLIALLVVAIWGTNFVVIRVALDDLPPLLFAALRFTFAVLPAIFFVPRPRVGWRSLAAYGLFIGAGQFGLLFIAMNGHISPGLASLVVQCQVFFTIAMSIRLAGEAVRPFQWAALALGAAGIGVIAANTGGSTTALGIALVIAAGFFWAAGNMVAKASGVANMLSYVVWASLFSAPPLFALSLLFEGWPAIGQGLSQAGTATWLAVLWQAVGNTLFGYAAWGWLLARHPAAVITPTALLVPIFGMGASFLWLGEPLPFWKLGAAALVIGGLALGILYPRWRKAIARAAR is encoded by the coding sequence ATGGAAACCTCCGGCCTGCCCCTTCGCCATTTCCTGATCGCGCTGCTCGTCGTCGCGATCTGGGGCACGAATTTCGTCGTCATCCGCGTGGCGCTCGACGATCTGCCGCCGCTTCTCTTCGCGGCTCTGCGCTTCACCTTCGCGGTCCTGCCGGCGATCTTCTTCGTGCCGCGCCCGCGCGTCGGCTGGAGGAGCCTTGCAGCCTACGGCCTCTTCATCGGCGCCGGGCAGTTCGGCCTTCTCTTCATCGCCATGAACGGGCACATCTCGCCGGGTCTCGCCTCGCTCGTCGTGCAGTGCCAGGTGTTCTTCACCATCGCGATGTCGATCCGCCTGGCGGGCGAGGCCGTGCGCCCGTTCCAGTGGGCGGCGCTCGCGCTCGGCGCGGCCGGTATCGGTGTCATCGCCGCGAACACCGGCGGCTCGACCACCGCGCTCGGTATCGCTCTCGTCATCGCGGCCGGCTTCTTCTGGGCGGCCGGGAACATGGTCGCGAAGGCGAGCGGTGTGGCGAACATGCTCTCTTATGTCGTATGGGCGAGCCTCTTCTCGGCGCCGCCGCTCTTCGCACTGTCGCTCCTGTTCGAGGGCTGGCCGGCCATCGGGCAGGGGCTGTCGCAGGCCGGCACCGCGACATGGCTCGCGGTGCTCTGGCAGGCCGTCGGCAACACCCTTTTCGGCTACGCGGCGTGGGGCTGGCTGCTCGCGCGACACCCCGCCGCAGTCATCACGCCGACGGCGCTTCTCGTGCCGATCTTCGGCATGGGGGCGTCCTTCCTCTGGCTGGGCGAGCCTTTGCCCTTCTGGAAGCTCGGCGCGGCCGCGCTCGTCATTGGCGGGCTCGCGCTCGGCATCCTCTATCCGCGTTGGCGCAAGGCCATCGCGCGGGCCGCGCGGTAA